In a single window of the Heliangelus exortis chromosome 1, bHelExo1.hap1, whole genome shotgun sequence genome:
- the GJA8 gene encoding gap junction alpha-8 protein, with the protein MGDWSFLGNILEQVNEQSTVIGRVWLTVLFIFRILILGTAAELVWGDEQSDFVCNTQQPGCENVCYDEAFPISHIRLWVLQIIFVSTPSLMYFGHAVHHVRMEEKRREREEAERRQQAEVDEEKLPLAPNQNKGNNPDGTKKFRLEGTLLRTYIFHIIFKTLFEVGFIVGQYFLYGFRILPLYRCGRWPCPNLVDCFVSRPTEKTIFIMFMLVVACVSLFLNLVEISHLVLKRIRRALKRPTEEQLGEVPEKPLHAITVPSIPKAKGYKLLEEEKPVSHYFPLTEVGVEPSPLPSAFNEFEEKIGMGPLEDLSRAFDERLPSYAQAKEPEEEKVRAEEEEEQEEEQLGRQEEPGVKKVEEVVSDEAEGPSTPADLITDMRPLSRLSKASSRARSDDLTV; encoded by the coding sequence ATGGGTGACTGGAGTTTCTTGGGGAACATTTTAGAGCAGGTCAATGAGCAGTCCACTGTCATCGGGAGAGTTTGGCTCACAGTGCTCTTCATTTTCCGCATCCTGATCCTGGGAACGGCTGCCGAGCTAGTGTGGGGAGATGAACAGTCAGACTTTGTGTGCAACACCCAGCAACCTGGTTGCGAGAATGTCTGCTACGACGAGGCCTTCCCCATCTCCCACATCCGACTCTGGGTCCTGCAGATCATTTTTGTATCCACACCTTCACTAATGTACTTTGGGCATGCAGTGCACCATGTCCGcatggaggagaagaggagggagagggaggaagctGAGAGGCGTCAGCAAGCTGAGGTGGATGAAGAGAAGCTGCCCCTGGCTCCGAATCAAAACAAAGGCAACAACCCTGATGGGACGAAGAAGTTTCGCCTGGAAGGTACCCTCCTTAGAACCTACATCTTCCACATCATTTTCAAGACTCTCTTTGAGGTGGGATTCATAGTAGGTCAGTACTTCCTGTATGGCTTCCGAATTCTCCCCCTTTATCGCTGCGGGCGGTGGCCCTGTCCCAATCTTGTGGACTGCTTTGTCTCCAGGCCCACCGAGAAGACCATCTTTATTATGTTTATGCTGGTGGTGGCCTGCGTGTCCCTCTTCCTCAACCTGGTGGAGATCAGTCACTTGGTCCTGAAAAGGATCCGGAGGGCTCTGAAAAGACCAACAGAAGAACAGCTGGGGGAGGTCCCGGAGAAGCCCCTGCATGCCATCACAGTCCCCTCAATCCCAAAGGCCAAAGGCTACAAGCTGCTGGAAGAAGAGAAGCCGGTGTCCCACTATTTCCCTCTGACAGAAGTGGGAGTAGAGCCCAGTCCCCTTCCATCCGCCTTCAACGAGTTTGAGGAGAAGATTGGGATGGGACCGCTGGAAGATCTCTCCAGGGCATTTGATGAGAGATTGCCATCGTATGCACAAGCAAAGGAACCAGAAGAGGAGAAGgtaagagcagaggaggaggaggaacaagaagaggagcagctgggacgTCAGGAAGAGCCAGGGGTGAAGAAAGTAGAGGAGGTGGTGAGTGATGAAGCGGAAGGGCCTTCAACACCTGCTGACCTCATCACTGATATGAGACCCCTCAGCAGGCTAAGTAAAGCCAGCAGCCGGGCCAGGTCAGATGATTTGACTGTATGA